From a region of the Methylocystis hirsuta genome:
- a CDS encoding MFS transporter has protein sequence MVTEQTRMKGWRFLLLNVAAGAANVVMLSNVPGYTVLAPYAAGSLEGVTPSYGTWATTDHMVGIALGLPLSRWLSGRLGAYRVLVGALVAYAAVSLMCAASETIWFFAPMRFLLGLIGGVALPLAQSVTLAQYPDDQRTLGVGFWGVMSMAPFTIGVFMGGFWAEYFNWRWLFYSNVLVALPVAGVVAALFYGSGFERRMTRFDTIGFILLATVLIGVQTILNMGNDFDWFASPVLAWLLLVVLLALPMFIFWEFGERRPALDLRLFLHRNFAIATFCSLIGFLIIQGLLSVFIVQLQVLLGYTSSLAGMVYLAMIFLAMAAAAVVHEFTRNVDARLIIFLNFIGLAVTFVWLGHYDKSASFDNVTTPMFFFGFSLAMFFAPLATLAMTGLAGERLIRAAEELAMLRTVFGAMGITLLGVLVFRRTPFHQLDLADHFGGRRFASLDLFASFLERMQAMGMSPNAARGRAAQLIRQQAGILALNDAFLFGAMTFILLAGVIWLAYPSYASKKRRQTLTRLTAEELMEQP, from the coding sequence GTGGTGACAGAGCAGACGCGAATGAAAGGCTGGCGATTCCTGCTGCTCAACGTCGCGGCGGGCGCGGCGAACGTCGTCATGTTGTCGAATGTGCCGGGCTACACGGTGCTCGCGCCCTATGCCGCCGGAAGCCTCGAGGGCGTGACGCCGAGCTACGGCACATGGGCGACGACTGACCATATGGTTGGAATCGCGCTCGGCCTTCCATTGTCGCGGTGGCTCTCGGGCCGGCTTGGCGCCTATCGCGTGCTGGTCGGCGCCCTTGTCGCCTACGCGGCCGTTTCCCTGATGTGCGCGGCGAGCGAGACGATCTGGTTCTTCGCGCCGATGCGCTTTCTCCTCGGCCTCATCGGCGGCGTCGCCCTTCCGCTCGCGCAATCGGTGACGCTTGCGCAATATCCGGATGATCAGCGCACGCTCGGCGTCGGCTTCTGGGGCGTCATGAGCATGGCGCCCTTCACCATCGGCGTTTTCATGGGCGGCTTCTGGGCCGAGTATTTCAACTGGCGCTGGCTGTTTTATTCCAATGTCCTGGTCGCCTTACCCGTGGCAGGCGTTGTCGCTGCGCTGTTCTATGGGAGCGGCTTTGAGCGCCGCATGACGCGCTTCGACACGATCGGCTTCATTCTGCTCGCGACGGTGCTGATCGGCGTGCAGACGATTCTCAACATGGGCAATGATTTCGACTGGTTCGCCTCGCCCGTGCTCGCATGGCTGCTTCTGGTCGTCCTGCTCGCTTTGCCGATGTTCATCTTCTGGGAGTTCGGCGAGCGGCGGCCCGCGCTCGACCTACGGCTGTTTCTGCACCGCAATTTCGCGATCGCGACATTCTGTTCGCTGATCGGCTTTCTGATCATTCAGGGCCTGCTGTCGGTGTTCATCGTGCAGCTGCAGGTGCTGCTCGGCTATACGTCTTCGCTCGCCGGCATGGTCTATCTGGCCATGATTTTTCTCGCGATGGCCGCCGCCGCCGTTGTGCATGAGTTCACGAGAAACGTCGACGCGCGACTCATCATTTTCCTCAATTTCATCGGCCTCGCGGTGACATTCGTGTGGCTCGGCCACTACGACAAGAGCGCCTCTTTCGATAATGTCACGACGCCGATGTTCTTCTTCGGCTTCTCGCTCGCGATGTTCTTTGCGCCGCTCGCGACGCTCGCCATGACCGGACTCGCCGGCGAACGATTGATCCGCGCGGCGGAGGAGCTCGCGATGCTGCGCACGGTGTTCGGCGCCATGGGCATCACGCTGCTCGGCGTGCTCGTCTTCCGCCGCACGCCCTTCCATCAGCTCGACCTCGCCGATCATTTCGGCGGACGCCGCTTCGCTTCGCTCGACCTGTTCGCCTCGTTCCTCGAGCGTATGCAGGCGATGGGCATGTCGCCGAACGCGGCGCGCGGCCGGGCGGCGCAGCTCATCCGTCAGCAGGCGGGGATCCTGGCGCTCAACGACGCGTTTCTGTTCGGCGCGATGACGTTCATCTTGCTGGCGGGCGTCATCTGGCTCGCCTACCCCAGTTACGCGTCCAAGAAGCGCCGACAGACGCTGACCCGGCTTACGGCCGAGGAACTGATGGAGCAGCCGTAA
- a CDS encoding acyltransferase family protein produces MPFILSQFIEASRWLGALVVLAVHTSNLFINNADIMSAPHAPLAYVWWFYSAFELGHQAVLAFFVMSGYLVGGAVLAHMRKNQAFLREYFIHRVSRIYLVVGPAVVLTLVLDSLGGWLFASSGVYDWPLFKGHFSALLFLTSFLNLQGIGFDYFGTNGPLWSLACEFWYYVTFPLLLLPFARNYPLALRFLGFALGAALFLALSTPPSWFKFGYILWAGGAFATLIPRPIIRSRWQALLLYAVVVVIIRLVVRGHLLEAHPWLADAGDLFASGLFINVLLAFRYGPPEGFSLLRPKFHKTLADFSFSLYSIHMPILIFARAAVGGTLGNEWATQLATPQNYAVGFSVMGVAIVAGYFFSRVTEAKTGAARRKLRALLDRWAPGPAAPTPAPQPVPAPQPAPAQPPRQRIEA; encoded by the coding sequence ATGCCGTTCATTCTATCGCAGTTCATCGAGGCGAGCCGCTGGCTTGGCGCGCTCGTCGTGCTCGCCGTCCATACGTCCAACCTCTTCATCAACAACGCCGACATTATGAGCGCGCCGCACGCGCCGCTCGCCTATGTCTGGTGGTTCTACTCGGCCTTCGAGCTTGGGCATCAGGCGGTGCTCGCCTTCTTCGTGATGTCGGGCTACCTCGTCGGCGGCGCGGTGCTCGCGCATATGCGCAAGAACCAAGCCTTCCTGCGCGAATATTTCATCCATCGCGTCTCGCGAATCTATCTCGTCGTGGGGCCCGCCGTCGTGCTCACGCTCGTCCTCGATTCGCTCGGCGGATGGCTCTTCGCCAGCAGCGGCGTCTATGACTGGCCGCTGTTCAAGGGCCATTTTTCGGCGCTTCTGTTCCTTACAAGCTTTCTCAATCTTCAAGGCATCGGCTTCGACTATTTCGGCACCAACGGGCCGCTATGGTCGCTCGCCTGCGAGTTCTGGTACTATGTCACCTTCCCGCTGCTGCTGCTGCCCTTCGCGCGCAATTATCCGCTGGCGCTGCGCTTTTTGGGTTTCGCGCTGGGCGCGGCGCTCTTTCTGGCGCTTTCCACGCCGCCGAGCTGGTTCAAATTCGGCTATATTCTTTGGGCCGGCGGCGCCTTCGCCACGCTGATCCCCCGGCCGATCATCCGGTCGCGCTGGCAGGCGCTCCTCCTCTACGCCGTCGTCGTCGTGATCATCCGCTTGGTCGTGCGCGGACATCTTCTCGAGGCCCATCCCTGGCTCGCCGATGCAGGCGATCTTTTCGCGTCCGGCCTGTTCATCAATGTCCTGCTCGCGTTCCGCTATGGCCCGCCCGAAGGCTTTTCATTGCTGCGCCCGAAATTCCACAAGACGCTCGCCGATTTTTCCTTCTCGCTTTACAGCATCCATATGCCGATCCTGATCTTCGCGCGCGCGGCGGTCGGCGGGACATTAGGAAATGAGTGGGCGACGCAGCTCGCCACCCCGCAGAATTATGCTGTGGGCTTCTCGGTGATGGGGGTCGCCATCGTCGCCGGCTATTTCTTCTCCCGGGTCACCGAGGCGAAGACGGGCGCGGCGCGGCGCAAGCTTCGCGCCTTGCTCGACAGATGGGCGCCCGGGCCCGCCGCTCCGACTCCGGCGCCGCAGCCGGTTCCGGCGCCGCAGCCCGCTCCAGCGCAGCCGCCGCGCCAGCGGATCGAAGCTTAG
- the gor gene encoding glutathione-disulfide reductase has protein sequence MTFDYDLIVVGAGSGGVRAARVAASHGAKVAIAEEFRVGGTCVIRGCVPKKLYVLASRFHDDFQDAAGFGWRVGDVSFDWPALVAAKEKEITRLSDLYAETLASSGVELIRARATLTDPNGVRFSNGRSARARYILIATGGAPVLAPHIPGIEFGISSNEIFDLPKFPQRLLIVGAGYIAVEFASVFARLGAKVHLAYRADLPLRGFDDDLRSRLCEALKTAGVAHRAGALPTRITKNADVLAVEMSDGAPLEVDCLLIATGRRPMTQNLGLEAAGVELRENGAVAVDERSRSNVESIYAVGDVTDRINLTPVAIREGQCFADSVFGATPTTVDYECTPSAVFTTPEIGTVGLTEAEALAQHGAIDIYETQFRPMRATLSGRGERVYMKLIVHGSNGRVLGAHILGPEAGEMAQLIAVALRMGATKNDFDATMAVHPTMAEELVTMRAPSRLLRPQI, from the coding sequence ATGACCTTCGACTATGACCTTATCGTCGTCGGCGCCGGATCCGGCGGCGTCCGTGCGGCGCGCGTCGCCGCAAGCCATGGCGCGAAAGTCGCGATCGCCGAGGAATTTCGCGTCGGCGGCACCTGCGTCATTCGCGGCTGCGTTCCCAAAAAACTTTACGTTCTCGCAAGCCGCTTCCACGATGATTTCCAGGACGCCGCCGGTTTCGGCTGGCGCGTCGGCGATGTGTCTTTTGACTGGCCGGCGCTCGTCGCCGCAAAGGAAAAGGAGATCACGCGCCTTTCAGACCTTTACGCTGAAACGCTCGCGAGTTCCGGCGTCGAGCTCATCCGCGCGCGCGCGACGCTCACCGATCCAAACGGCGTGCGTTTCTCCAACGGCCGCTCCGCCCGCGCCCGCTACATTCTCATCGCCACCGGCGGCGCGCCGGTGCTCGCCCCGCATATTCCGGGCATCGAATTCGGCATATCTTCGAACGAGATTTTCGATCTGCCGAAGTTTCCGCAAAGGCTGCTGATCGTCGGGGCGGGATATATCGCCGTCGAATTCGCAAGCGTCTTCGCGCGGCTCGGCGCTAAAGTGCATCTCGCCTATCGCGCCGATCTGCCGCTGCGCGGCTTCGACGACGATCTGCGTTCGCGCCTCTGCGAAGCGCTCAAGACGGCTGGCGTCGCGCACCGGGCCGGCGCCCTGCCGACGCGCATTACGAAAAACGCTGACGTTCTGGCGGTCGAGATGAGCGACGGCGCGCCGCTTGAGGTCGACTGCCTGCTCATCGCCACCGGGCGCAGGCCGATGACGCAGAATCTCGGCCTGGAGGCGGCGGGCGTCGAGCTGCGCGAAAACGGCGCCGTCGCCGTCGACGAGCGCTCGCGCTCGAATGTCGAATCCATCTACGCCGTCGGCGACGTGACCGATCGGATCAATCTGACGCCTGTCGCCATTCGCGAGGGCCAATGTTTCGCCGACAGCGTCTTCGGCGCCACGCCGACGACGGTCGATTACGAATGCACGCCAAGCGCCGTCTTCACGACGCCCGAAATCGGGACGGTTGGACTGACCGAGGCCGAGGCGCTGGCGCAGCATGGCGCGATCGATATTTATGAGACGCAGTTTCGCCCCATGCGCGCGACTCTCTCCGGACGCGGCGAACGCGTTTATATGAAGCTGATCGTCCACGGCTCGAACGGACGCGTGCTGGGCGCGCATATTTTGGGTCCCGAGGCGGGGGAGATGGCGCAGCTCATCGCCGTCGCCTTGCGGATGGGCGCGACGAAGAACGATTTCGACGCGACGATGGCCGTGCATCCGACGATGGCGGAAGAACTCGTGACAATGCGCGCGCCGTCACGGCTGCTGCGGCCTCAGATCTAA
- the gph gene encoding phosphoglycolate phosphatase (PGP is an essential enzyme in the glycolate salvage pathway in higher organisms (photorespiration in plants). Phosphoglycolate results from the oxidase activity of RubisCO in the Calvin cycle when concentrations of carbon dioxide are low relative to oxygen. This enzyme is a member of the Haloacid Dehalogenase (HAD) superfamily of aspartate-nucleophile hydrolase enzymes (PF00702).) produces MTARFPVLVFDLDGTLADTAYDLIGTLNVLLMREGLTPLALETGRPFVGAGARALIERGFAHQGAALDPERTEALVRDFLVYYEAHIADESMLFPGALAALDRFKAAGFRLAVCTNKPEGLARLLLEKLSAADRFAAICGRGSFPMHKPDPRTLWLTVEAADGDPRRAVMVGDSKTDIDTARAAGTPSVAVDFGYTDTPVAAFSPDRVISHFDELWDAVASLEEALFQRAIEAS; encoded by the coding sequence ATGACAGCCCGCTTCCCTGTTCTCGTTTTCGACCTCGACGGCACATTGGCCGACACCGCCTATGATCTCATCGGCACGCTCAATGTGTTGCTGATGCGCGAGGGACTGACGCCGCTCGCTCTCGAGACCGGGCGGCCGTTCGTCGGCGCCGGCGCGCGGGCGTTGATCGAGCGCGGCTTCGCCCATCAAGGCGCGGCGCTCGATCCGGAGCGTACGGAGGCGCTGGTGCGCGACTTTCTTGTCTACTACGAGGCGCATATCGCCGACGAGAGCATGCTGTTTCCCGGCGCGCTCGCCGCGCTCGACCGGTTCAAGGCCGCGGGCTTTCGCCTCGCCGTCTGCACCAACAAACCGGAGGGCCTGGCGCGGCTTCTGCTGGAAAAGCTCTCGGCGGCCGATCGCTTCGCGGCGATCTGCGGCCGCGGCAGCTTTCCCATGCACAAGCCCGATCCGCGCACGCTGTGGCTGACGGTCGAGGCGGCGGACGGCGATCCAAGGCGCGCGGTGATGGTCGGGGATTCGAAGACCGACATCGACACCGCCCGCGCCGCCGGAACGCCGTCGGTGGCGGTGGATTTCGGCTATACCGACACGCCGGTCGCGGCGTTTTCGCCCGATCGCGTGATTTCGCATTTCGACGAGCTGTGGGACGCGGTCGCCTCGCTGGAGGAGGCGCTGTTCCAACGCGCGATTGAGGCGTCTTGA
- a CDS encoding DUF1643 domain-containing protein, translating to MPVFAVPRQMERAAVISKCGAYRYSLTRRWSDAPPLPFVMLNPSTADAKEDDPTIRRCIGFARREGAGGLIVANLYALRSPSPEALWAARDPIGPENLQTLVGLAAQAFDQSAPIICAWGALARQDQIDGALRMFHESGARLACFGRTQRGAPRHPLYVRADQPLERFP from the coding sequence ATGCCTGTCTTCGCCGTCCCGCGCCAAATGGAAAGAGCCGCCGTCATCTCGAAGTGCGGCGCCTATCGTTACAGCCTCACGCGCAGATGGAGCGATGCGCCGCCGCTGCCCTTCGTCATGCTCAATCCGTCGACGGCCGACGCTAAAGAGGACGATCCGACGATTCGCCGCTGCATCGGCTTCGCGCGGCGCGAAGGCGCCGGCGGACTCATCGTCGCCAATCTTTATGCGCTGCGCTCACCCTCGCCCGAGGCGCTCTGGGCGGCGCGCGATCCGATCGGCCCGGAGAATTTGCAAACGCTCGTTGGCCTCGCGGCGCAAGCGTTCGATCAGTCGGCGCCCATCATCTGCGCGTGGGGGGCGCTGGCCCGACAAGATCAAATCGACGGCGCGCTGCGGATGTTTCACGAATCGGGCGCGCGTCTCGCCTGTTTCGGCAGGACGCAGCGCGGCGCGCCCCGCCATCCGCTCTACGTTCGCGCCGACCAGCCGCTGGAGCGTTTTCCATAA
- a CDS encoding HD domain-containing protein → MHFTRMDQGTDEDFQILKQVHEHTLKELPDRLFGLLRDLGKDTAYNITRYDHCLQSATRALRDGKDEEYVVVALLHDACETLGPFNHGEVIAAILRPFISRDNYWMLAQHGLFQTYFYAAHLGLDPNARDTFKSDPAYAQTVEFCAKYDEVSFDPAYKNEPLSTFEPMVRRVLSKEWTPP, encoded by the coding sequence ATGCACTTCACGCGGATGGACCAGGGCACCGACGAGGATTTTCAGATCCTCAAACAGGTTCACGAGCACACGCTCAAGGAACTGCCGGACCGGCTCTTTGGACTGCTGCGCGATCTTGGCAAGGACACGGCCTATAACATCACGCGCTACGATCACTGTCTGCAATCGGCGACGCGGGCGCTGCGCGACGGCAAGGACGAAGAATATGTGGTCGTCGCGCTGCTGCATGACGCTTGCGAAACGCTTGGACCTTTCAACCATGGCGAGGTGATCGCCGCGATCCTGAGGCCCTTCATCAGCCGCGACAATTATTGGATGCTGGCGCAGCACGGCCTGTTCCAGACCTATTTCTACGCCGCGCACCTTGGCCTCGATCCCAACGCCCGCGACACATTCAAATCGGACCCGGCCTATGCGCAGACCGTCGAGTTCTGCGCCAAATATGACGAAGTTTCCTTCGATCCCGCCTACAAGAACGAGCCGCTCTCGACCTTCGAGCCGATGGTGCGGCGTGTTCTGTCAAAGGAATGGACCCCGCCGTGA
- the rpiA gene encoding ribose-5-phosphate isomerase RpiA gives MSAFSAEAMKRAAARAALESVTHGMRLGLGSGSTAAHFVDLLGARVREGLEVICVPTSERTRAQAESLGISLSTLDETPQLDLTVDGADEFDAALRLIKGGGGALLREKIVAAASTRMFVIADATKEVRTLGAFPLPVEIDRFGARSTMLHIERVARGLGLIGPLTMRDAEPGERFITDGGHYIVDCAFGAIDDADALAARLSAIPGVVDHGLFIGLATAIFIAGAEGVRILGNISGDPL, from the coding sequence ATGAGCGCCTTTTCCGCCGAGGCAATGAAGCGCGCCGCCGCGCGCGCGGCGCTCGAGTCCGTAACGCATGGCATGCGGCTCGGGCTCGGCTCGGGATCGACGGCGGCGCATTTCGTCGATCTTCTCGGCGCCCGCGTCAGGGAGGGGCTGGAGGTCATTTGCGTGCCGACCTCCGAACGCACCCGCGCTCAGGCCGAAAGCCTCGGGATCTCGCTCTCCACGCTCGACGAGACGCCGCAACTCGATCTCACCGTCGACGGCGCCGACGAATTCGACGCGGCGCTTCGCCTGATCAAAGGCGGCGGCGGCGCGCTGCTGCGCGAAAAGATCGTCGCCGCCGCCTCGACGCGCATGTTCGTCATCGCCGACGCCACGAAGGAAGTAAGAACCCTCGGCGCCTTTCCCCTGCCGGTCGAAATCGATCGGTTCGGCGCGCGCTCCACCATGCTGCATATCGAACGGGTCGCGCGCGGTCTGGGACTCATCGGCCCGCTGACGATGCGCGACGCGGAGCCTGGCGAGCGCTTCATCACTGATGGGGGACATTACATCGTCGATTGCGCGTTCGGGGCCATCGACGATGCTGACGCCCTCGCTGCGCGGCTTTCGGCGATTCCCGGAGTCGTGGATCACGGACTGTTCATCGGACTCGCAACGGCGATCTTCATCGCCGGCGCCGAGGGCGTCCGCATCTTGGGAAACATATCGGGCGACCCCTTATGA